The following DNA comes from Poecilia reticulata strain Guanapo linkage group LG16, Guppy_female_1.0+MT, whole genome shotgun sequence.
AAACACCACtctgttgcaccgctgctcagACAtatctgaatcaaatgaatgattACTGAACAGGTCTTTACCGAGGAGATAATTAAGATAGTGTTACAGTGAAAATGCCTCCAAAAGATGCAGAACATCTTAGTGTTTCAGACCTTTGGTTTAAATCAAGTATTGGCCATTTTCAAAGGCACAACTTATAGTTTACACATGGGTTTGCAGTGTCTTTGGAtaagtttgcttttctttctttctttttttttaaggcagactacaacaaaatgacttttgttgaactgctttaaaatgtctttcattaTAGCGTTACTTTAAAATTTTAGTGTTTACTGCAGTGATTCTTGTCATAAAAGTTTGAGAACCACTGCCATAATGTGCACCCACGGGATTCAGGTGGtgtaaaaccaacacaaaacatgGAAGATAAGagtgttaaaaaatgtgttacacTGATgtcatcaataaaaaataaaagccttggtTGAATTTGGCTGCTATGCACAAATTTAGTCATTGTCATTTGCATTAAGAtgataatcataaaaaaataggCTGGAGGGCTTGGAAAAAAGTCAGTTTGGATTTCTAAACTGGGCCAGTGAACACAACTCTACACTAACACTGAACCTGatactgtaaataataataaaaaaaactacgcGCCACTTGCTTTTACTAACAATAACACCTAAAAACGGCGCTTTTGCGTGACATCCTTTTAGGATTCAACAGCCACTCTGCCACAAACAACTTTTCCATCACTGCATATTTTAATGCTACATTTCCTACAACTTGTAGCGGCTGCTGAATTCCCAGGCAGCTGTCGTGAATGGCTGCAAAATAGAAAGGCGAGAAAATGACAGTCCCCTAGGTGTTCAAACAGCTGCTGGAAAACGGGATTCTTTAGGCAACTGCTCTGCTCCAAATCTCGTCTGTACATACATGAGCTGCTTCCAGTAAACGTCTCCGAAGGAGGCGTCGTGACTGGGCGTTTGGGAATATTGTAGTCTGTTTGGGCtgtgatctttttttattagtaaggcCTTCATCACAAATGCTCATTTTCGAGTTTTACTGGGAGGCAAATTTAGTTTTTGAGAACTTTGAAGAAGCACAATTCCCCTATTTGATCCTGACCTTTaccaatatttagttttgagaGGATTAGAAGCGAAGTCAAAGGTTTGCATGGCATCTGCAGTGCAAACGACAAATGAATAATTGAAATTGAGCCAACAAACTTGTTTCAAACAACAATTTAATTCCAGATTCCTACGCTTTCGTACTGCGAGACAGGAAATCAGGAAGACTGCGGCCAGCAGCACAAACGAGCATGACGTGAGCAGGACAGGATGTATGAGAGACTCGTGAAGAGAGCGGGACAGCTGAAGGGGGGATGGGACCAACAGAAATAGATTTACAGAGGGATAAATAGAAACCTCAACCCCCTCCCCACCTGCTTTCTCAGGTCTCAGTACACACCAAAGTGTACCAGAGGCCCAGCTGCACCCTGTGCTTCAcctgtgtgttttatgtgataAGCATTAAAGAATATATACTCCATCTACAGGCTAATGATTCACAAGCATGCATTATTGAGCTGTTCGTAAAGTGCCCTGGATTGATTactctctgcttttctttggcTGAATTTCTGTTACCAGATCTGTCTTTCTCTCAGCACAGCtcatcatcttttttctttttttttttttttgtttcagtccTGCAGCTGAGGATTCAGAACCGAAGGCTGAGCGAAATCAATGCAGACCCAGGTTAGCTTGTGTTATTAACCTTTGATTGAGTGCTCTGCTCTGGCAGCAAGCTGCATGTGTTGTTAACCGCGGCAGAGCCACCGCTTTTAAATCAAAGACGATGCATATCTCATTTACTTTTTCATATTAACCTTTTGTGGAAATggcaaaacctttaaaaacatgatGTTTTAATCCACCAGCGTGATGCAATAAATGGCAATAATGGCAGAGGAAATATTGTTAtagcatttattttactgttcatCTTTCTCTGCAGCAGTAGAATCCCAAATTGAGAAATGTAGACGCACTAACGAGGCTCTCTGGGCCTGTGAAAGAGAAACATGCCCACAGCACCCAACCCTAACCCTCCACCCATTTACACCTCGATGGTAGAGTAGAatcgtttcttttttctgccgTGACTCTCAAATTATAGATAGTGTCCACTGGATGTTATGGAGATTTTATCTCATTTTCGCACTGCAAATACACATCTTACCAAGTTATGTCtggtttcaagtgcaaatatcttagtacacttgaaaaatgacaaaattatctttcaagtaacttttcagcaaaataaaggAGCTTCTTTATGTCAGTAACTCcttaatgtagaaaaagttcAGATTATGATTATATCGTGACAAAAATGccttgttgtaagtgaaataatctcccagtgaaactagcacttttttaaatcaatatgaaGAAATTAAACTGCACTGATCTGTGTTGTACGGCTCAGTGAGCTCCAAGTGTccactctgagctgcagttctCTATATGTGAACTTTAGACATTGTTACTTTTTACACTTTCCTGCTTATTCTGTGGTTGGGAGGTGAACCTCACCTAGTCTTGCTTGAAACAACTCCAGTtcatttaaactttgaaattatTGCTGTAACTGAGAAGTTTAGGTATTTTCTTGTGGTCATTTGTTGACCAATTAGTATGTGGTAGTTTTCCCTCCACTTTATAAACTGTTTTGAGTGTAAGATTGCACTTCTGCAGCAgaatatgaatatatttcagGATGGTGTAAGTCAAAATATAATCCTGAGGACTGAATGGTTTTGTTGATGCCTGACGGATTGAAATCAACTTAAAAGTTGGCAAAACTGTCGGCAACCAGATTTGAAAGAAATTGCTCAAGTCTAAGAAGTAATCCTCTCTTTTGTTGGTTCATACGTACAGATTTATTAAAGTCAAGTGTAAATACAGAATGCTCCTAACACATTGCCAGTTGTCTCTATTAGAAAGACATAGAGGAGTCAACATCTGAatgtatttagaaatgttgaaatagaaaaaaataacaatagtcTGCTGATCAGACAAGCTTCACTTCTACGGTTCTTCATGCTGTAACTTGCAGGGATGAGTGGAaaatctgaaggttttcagtggattttatttccattgcttttgtttttataaaattataattaagaatatttttctttacattctgTTATTCATATGTTTTGTCTGCAGGGTTGAAATCTGCCTCCACTCAtcagaaaacagagaagaaacGGAGTGAAGCTCATGTAAGTCGTACAACATAATATAACAAGTCATGTATTTTAAGCCATACAAACCTCTGAAGTTGACTGCATGTGGGAGAATATAATAAACACTTTAGCGTAGCACCCAAAAAATGACTTTCTTcaaattttgcaaaactgtaacTTTAGCAAATCAATGCAATAATTTGAAACATCTCTTGATCTTTCATAATTGATGCATTTGGCTTTTGCGGCCATCTGACTacaacccccccaaaaaaagactgctttttataaatatgcTTAGAggatatttatatatttaggGCAACTACTAAAGGTCCATTTATTTAGAGAAGAGACAACAGGTTTgtttgataaaaacacatttggagcAAATTGAAAATCTTTGCAGCTCTGTGTCATGCCAGTCATATCACAAATGTAGAAAGCAGTGTAATAAAGCTGGACTCATTTGAATAAACTGGCCTGATGTTTTCTGATGCAGCGTCAAACTGAGGACAGCGCCACTCAGAAGttgccccctggtggtctgaGCACTGAAACTGCACAAGGTGATGCCAAGCCGACGGTGAAGCTGCTGTCTGCTTCTTGCTTTACTCTCTCCGCCTTCAGCTTTGTGCACAATAACAGATTTGCCCTCTTGGCACTCCGTCTCTGTCTGCGTTACATCTGCTGTACAGTAGCTGaggaggtgtgtgtgggtgtgggtgtgcgtgtacgtgtgtgtgtgtgtgcgcgtgcttCACTATCTGTGAAACTAAGATGTGACCTTGCTGCATAGTGTAACGCTGCTTTAAAAGAAGCCGACACATCAGTGACTGACAGCACATGATAAACGCGCCAATCTGACAATCGGAGTCATCATTTCTTCTCCCTCTAATCTCTTCCTTTTCTAAACTCTCATCTTCTTCATTTCCATACCCCCTAACCCTGCCTTTGATTTAAAAGAGCTATTATTATAGTATCAGGCATTTCCAAAAGATGTAATTTCTTTAAAAGCTCttttttctgacataaaaaaaagaaaaaacggtGAGAGTGACTGTGTGTGCACACATCCAAGGCGACATATTTCCCTGTGGGAAAAAGTGTTTACTATTTCCTGATGCCTCTGCTGGTTTGGACTGGGACTCACTGCCTGTGGCGAAGCTGTTCTGCACACTCACATCACATATGTTCTCTAGTCCTGTTGCTTCCCTTTCTCCgatcttctctctctctctctctctccgtctgcACTGATCTCCCATCTGTCCTGTTCTCTCCTTTTAATCTGCAACATTCCTCCTTCTGTCTTCCACCCGTAGAGAGGACTGTATGTGGGGCCCTGAGGCAGAGGAAGGCTCGCCCTTCGCAGACCCTCACTGAGAGGATCCAGCAACCTCCAGCAGCCGCACAGCAACAGCTTGAGCACACGTTGCCCCTGGAGAATGGTAAATAAATACTCGGCAACACACATACCGACACgtttggaaaaaaattcttCCCAGAATCCTGTTTGCTTGCTGTTTTGATGTTGCATCCCCTGACCGGTGGTTTCCTCAGGTCCTGCCTCGTTCCCCGCTGATGTCTTCGAAGAGGACATCTCTTCCTCCATTTCGTCTTTGAACACGGAGCAGCATGCCGTTCTCCAAGCGGCATCCATTTCCTCCCTGCCGGGCCTCCCAGTTGACCAACCACTAAGTGACTGCTCAGCTGTGGGTCTGACCCTTAATAACAGTCCCAGTCATGCACAGGTATTGAAGACAGCAGAAATCCATTAACACTACTGTCTGGTGAACAACCCTGTCAGAAACCTGCAtatctgcattgttttttttaccgtGTGGCTGCATGAAACTTTAAATACTTCAGCTCTGTCTTTCTCTGCATCTGATACTGAACATTTGTAATTATATCACAAGTTATTCCAGACTGACACAGTCCTGGGATGAAAATCTTGTTGCAGGCGCATTGTAGCTTTGAGATGCCACATATAAATAAGACTCGCTGCAATAAAATGTATGCAAGTGCTACACAAATGTCGCGTCAGTTGCGCAGTATGATCATCACTCAACCCGATGCTACCCCATGCAAACACTCTCAACTCTAAAATAGTAGCCGTCTTTGCAAGCTTAATGCTTGAAGTGGCTCCAACTGACTGCAGCCCAACCTATATTTTGATTAATTCAGCTAATACCGAATATTCAtttatcaatttaaaataacttttattttgttgtgtttttttactgttcatgtattttgagatttttatctCGAAAGGTGCCAGGtaaagatttatttactttaaccACAAGGGGGTGATCATAGCATGTGCATAGATCTTTGAACTTTCTTCCCAAGATGGTTTGATTTAacatatgattaaaaaaaacaactaacattTAACCCTCAAAGCCCTTAAATCTACATTCTCAGTGGTTTAACTGCTCCAGTTACCCCAACTGTGCTTCTGTATTTCTGAAACCTAAACAAACATATCAATAGctttaacaacatttctgtATAAACTCAGACTGTCGGTTATGATAATCCAGCATAAATCATTGAAGCCCCGCTCACCTGGAAATGTATAATTCTTAACAATCTTAGTTAAGACTAATTATTTGTATCCTTCAAGTCTGCTCTCAGACGAGTTATACTCTGAGTGTGTGCCACACTGTACATTTTGGTAGTATATCATAAACACATTATCAAAAAACATATAACGTTTGAAATACAATAAAGGtgattaatttcaaaaatggGTAAaggttgcattttgttttcttcttgctttacaaacagaaaaaatgtcattttctgaaatgccctttgtttcttttacgCTTTCAGTCCGGCCTGACGTTGCTTCCAGCAACCGCGGGCGTCAGACAACCTCTGAGCGTGACGCTGGGTGAATCTAACTCCTTGGCACCAACTGGAAGACCGAATGGGACGTTCCTGACCTCTCAGACGACACCCCTGCTGCCCAAGGTATCATCCAGTCTCTGGACAAGATCATTTCAGTTTGGCTTTTGTTGGTTCTATCAacgtttttgtatttattttatttatttttttattaatctggaAGATGCAGTTAtagcaaaacacaaataaatatatctataaGTAATCTAATTTGTTCATGCATATTTTCTGGTGGAGTTCTGTGGCGGTCTTTAAGCTAACAGGATGGCCGATCCTGTGGTGTTTTTTCTGTTCTAAGCTGCCCTGCAGTCATTACTGTCAATGTGTACTTCAGGGGGGAGTCAGCGCTTCCCATGTAGGTTAACATATTCACACATAAACCGCGGTGGTGTAGGTCAGAGGCGGCACACCGTGTCATCAGGACATTTGTGAGGCATTTACACACAAAGAATGTAACCTTAGCAAGGGCCaaacatgtcaaatattttacGGCGAGCTGACATTTCCAATGAAACTCTGCAGGTGGAATGTATTCGCTTGGTCGTAGGTAACATGGTTACTGTTTAGGGAAATGTTGgcaatgtgtgtgtttacagacAGCTCGGCCTCCCAGCCCGATCTGCCCCTCGTCTTTGCCCCCTTCCCTAAACTTCAATCCCCTTACCCGCCCACGGAAACCGCGGGACATCAAACCCAAGATGAAGAAACTCAAGTATCATCAGTACATTCCTCCAGACCAGAAGGGAGCGTCTGGGACTGGAGGTGCTAAACTTGAGCTCTGCTTCTCTCCATTTATTGCAGAAATATTCCTTCGTTTTGCTAACATGTTTCACTCCCATGTTTTCCAGCGGGAGGAGCTAAGCAGAGCAGCCCTGCCCCTGCGCAGCCGCTAGACCCTGCCTACTCCCATCTGCTGAAACAACAGCAGGTCTTCCTCCAGCTTCAAATCCTGCAGagtcaacagcagcagcagcagcagcagcgactaCAGCCGCCGCAGCAAGTTGCAGTTGTACCGAGGTATGCAAACAATACTGATGAGCTGTCTGGTCAATTCACCATTGCACCTaatcaaaaaaactttttttggtaCCTGCATTTTGCTTTCAGTCCAGCTTCATTAATATTGTATTTCACGGAAGTTAAATCAGCGAATGTGCAACAGTTAGCTTAGTTTCTATACAAAAGACAAATTTTTTGCAGCAGAGTTTGTACATTTTGATGCTGTTATTCTTTTTGAACAAGTTCAAACATGGACAAGGTAgcaagaaagcagaaaaaatgctttttttgtagttttttgcgTTTATATCGTGGGTTCTCTCATTAAGTatcattaaagcaaaaaaaaaggaagttgaaAAATCAAGGATGATAGATTTaaactgaatataaatatttctaaaaacacttcattcttttgaaatgcaaatttaaaccaaaaaaatgtgggataacagaaaaaaacattttggaaaatgcaacatttttccgCACTTGTTCAGATCTGAAAAGTTGAAAGCAAAGACTCCAAACAAACCCTGCATAAAACTACCAAAATGAAAAAGGTATGAATCGTCATAGATCAGGTGAATTGACCAACATCTAGCAGTGTAGGTATCTGAATTATTGATCCAGACATTTTTCCTGAGTCGATCGCTCTGTCACTCCTCCAGTGGAGATCACATTGATCTGGTGAAGTCTTGTGGAGCCTCACCGCTCAGCCTCCAACCTGTTCCTGCCACAACAAACCAAACTCAGACGGACGTAAATCCTACTTCCAAACCAGAGCCTCTTCCTGCAAATCTTGTTGATCTAACGGTAAAATATACACATATTCTCCCACTAATCATTTGTAATGACTAGAAGAAGCTGGTGACGCTCGCTGACCATTCCCCCAGGTGTCGGAGTTGAGGCAGCAGCTGCGTAAACGTGGCCTCCCTGTCTCTGGAACCAAGCCGGCCTTGTTGCAACGCCTTCGTCCCTTCCAGCTTCAGCACGCCTGCCCCGCCCCGGCTCCTCTTAGCGAGCTGGGCACCAGCATTCCCTGTGCCCCGCTGCCGCCCTGTCAGAGCCCTGGCTCCAGCCCCGGCTTCAGGCTGAGCTCGCCCGGCAGCAGCCCGAACCAACAGCTGTACATCCAAGACAGGGGGATTCCTAATGGGATTCTCAGTGACGGTCCCAACAGAGACCCAAACGGGACTCTGAACGCCGTCCCAAAAGTGTTCGCAGATGCTGCGTCAGTCAGTTTGGCAGGTGAACAGTGTGGACTCAGCAGCACTGTGTTCTTGGATCCCGCCAGCACTGCGTCAGGAAGTCCGAGTCCCAGTTTGCCCATGTCGTCCTCCTCGCCCCTACAGTGTGGGACTCCCTGGAGAACCGacagagaacagcagcagcaggagcatcTAGAGCTGAGCGTGAAGCTGGAGAAgcgggagaggaagaggagccggCATACTGACTTCTACCTGCAAGTGGGTACTGAGGTGAGTGTTTTGCCACAGAAGATTTGGGAAGCTTGTGATATATTAGTGGCAGTGCTGCATAAATGTGACTTCTCCCCAACCAGTGTGGGGAGGGATCCCTTCATCCGTTCCTGCAACAGGATCCTGGATGCCTAAAAAGGAAGGCAGAGCTAAATGCGCAAACAGAGGTGTTTGCTCAGGTAATATGCTCAGGTCATGCAGACATAgagtatttttacaaaatattcccattttagcactttacaaccacaaaccgtcagtattttattgggactttatAGACCAACAGCAATTGTTGGTCTacaaatgtgaagtggaagaaaagtaATACATGGTGTTTGAATTTTGACAAAATCTGGAAATAGGTTCCAGTATGAGGAGAATATTGAGCAGTAAATTAGCCAAGAGGctcatggtaactctggaggagctgctgagatTGACAGGTCAGGTGGAAGaatttttcaacaggacaaatATAGTCAgacactccacaaatctggtaggatcctagaaaaaaatcctcaagACTCCCAGTTGGTACTATGCCTCATGCCACATACCTGACGCTTTGGTAGGCGGTTCCATTGGGAACCAAAACTGCATCATTTATTACACTTTCAGCTGTTGTGGTTAGCTTTAAcgctgcactgtgtcaaactcTAGGCTGGTGCGAGCTAATAGGTGCAGAATAGTAGTTCTCAAAGATTTGACTTGTCACATTATcccccagtaaaatacattgaagtttgttgaATACTTTGGCAAAGTGCTGTTAACATTTAAAGCAATTACCCCAAGCTGCACTCTGAATCACTGTGCCTTAAAACATTTATCAATTTCCTCATGTGAATGAGCACTCATCCTCACCTGTCAACTGATTTAAACTGTCTTGTCCAATCATGTGATTTTGCCGCTAGCCGTGTGATGTGATTGGCCATGACTTTGAGCTGCCACTGCAGATTACAGCGAGTCCAGCTCAGACCTCACCTGGCGTTCGCAGCTTAGAGGAAGAGCTGCAGGAGGCCATTCAGAAAGCCCAGGTTGGTCTGAGGAAAAAAGGAAGTCACTAAAAGATCTTTGAGCTCAGGACTgaatcttttctttctctctgcaacAGATGGACCCTCCACAGTCTATTGATGATATTCTAGATGAGCCACTTATTTGTGATGGTGAGTCTCGAATAGGGAACTGGAAATACATGTTTAATGTCGTCCTATCTGTCTAATCCTTTTGACTGTACCCTGCTTCCAGGCTCTCTTGAGGCCTCTGATCATAAATCTGCTGCACACTCACTTCCTGACCGCTCCCCTGCCCCTCAAGCCGAGCAGCTCCAGCCTTTTCAGCAGCAAGATGACAACTTCCTGCCGTCCCCTCTTTGTTCCTCTCTCTTGCTGGAGCTCCCTCCGTCTCCTGCTGTAATAAATCCAAGCCAGGTCGTCCCTGCGCCTCCGCCTCTCCCAATCTGCACCTCCCCTTCGCCTTTGACAAGAAGGTCTCGGAAACGGCGGGCTCCTGCACAGTTTGACGCTGCCGACTGGCTCGAAACCCTCACGTCAGGCCTCCACCCTCTCACCCCGCCAAAACCTCCGTTTGTCGAGTCTGATTTTAGTCTGGATTCGGATCTGAATGTGAATCGTGTGCTTGATCTTTTGATAGAGCAATGGTGAAGATGAAGATGTCAAAGCTGGTGTGCAAAAACGGCGCCgcgaaaaagtattcatatcccgCGAACGTTTTGACATATTTTGACGTTTCAACCAAAAGTCTCAATTGTAATTTATCGGCATTTTGatggagcaacacaaagtggtgcatgaTCATAACATGGAGGGAGTTTTCAAAACACCTtactttaaaaatctaaaaagtgtggcaggtaTTTGGATTCAGCCCTTCTTAGTGAGAGGACCAATTTTCAGTGCAAAACAGCTGCAGGGCATCTGGAGGTATGTCTCATTTTGTCTATTCTTAAGCTCCTTAAGACTGAAATAATGTTATTTGTGAGCTTTAACTTTCAACACCATGTAGATTTGAAATTGAGTTTAGGTTTAGGTCTTAACCAGGCCTTTCTAACATATGAACATGTTTCATCTAAACCATTACACGGGCGCTGGGGCGGTATTTTTAGAGTTGTCAAAAGGTCAACCTTCtctgaaatctgaaaactatGCTCCCCTCGTCCAGCCTGATAGTTTACATCCGGGGTGTCCAAGCTGTGACCCGGGGGCTACATGtggcccttgaaatgattttgtttgagCCCTGACCACAAGTCAAGATTTGATGAcccaaaacatttggaaatgctctgtttttcttttagtaagacataaaaacaacctttttatGTACCGGATCTTATGCAGATAtacagattttataaaaatgtcgtttattgttgagcaggtaaaacgacaacaacaaaaaattacaacaaaataattttgcattttggtttttaattagTTCTGTGATGCACCAGAGGTTTAAATTTCCCAGGTTTGGCTTCGAAGGGGAAACAGTTTGGACCCGAGTGGCTCACCGCGTCTTTAAGTTGTCATGCCATCCGCTTCTCATGAAGCTGGTCGTTCACTAATATCCTTTAACTAACCTCTAAGGTCTCGAAAGAGCAGTTTGTATCTAAGCTGAGATTAAAATGCACAAAGGTGAACTCTTTTCGCCTATAATGTGAATTCTGAATGCAAATGattacactggattttattttattttttgcgaGTATATAggactgaatacatttttgcGTCACatgtttgagattattttttacaaaaaatgttttctcaacatGATGTCTCAAAATCTCAAGGGATGTGAAATACTTTTTGCGAGGCGCTTCGTGTTTGCGTTTCCTTTGTATGATAAACTGTGGATAGTTTTCTTACTGTAATGAATTGCACAAAGTGTGTTCGTCGTACGTTCCACGACTAACCTGCAGAACTGAGTCACCGGCTCCACGCAATGTCGAGAGCCGACTTTACTGCAGCCGTCTAGTCAGACGCCGCTCCGACAGGACAATGAGAACAAACACAGAGATGTAGTCATGCGCCCCGTGAACACTGAGACGCAGCAGAGGGGTGTTAAAAAGCACTTTGGCTcaagcagcaaaagaaaacctGTCGGGGTATTAAGTTGAACACGGTTGCTGGCTGTGCTGGGAGACAAGTGGGTTTTTGACTTTCCTCCAGAACCCGTTGTCGGATTGGGTTGAGTGCAGCGGCACCCCGGTGTTCACTCAGTCTTTGAGTCACAGCCATTCATAAAGCCCATTCAGAGTATGTGAAAGCCAGACAGAGCACACAGCTTGCGTGTGTCTCCAGACCTTAACCTTGTTGCCAGACGCACAGTCGGCATGCGGAGGGAAAAACCTGGCAGACTCCCCGAACAAGAAGTGTGCGCTTGCCTTGCGAATGTACTTGTATATCCCTGTAAGGTATGTATGCTTTTACTGCTCTTCTTAATGTGGTACTCTGCACATAAGTCTGCTTATGTTTGCATAAATGTACAAACTCTCCGTGTTTACTTACAAGTAATGCAAAATTAATTGCTTACTTACCGTTAAAGGGTCCTTGAAATGAAGCAGGATGCAGAAAACCTCGGTGTCCTCACTTCCTTTATGGTCACTGGTGTTTTTACAGCACAAACTCCAatcagaaggggaaaaaaaaaacacaaaaaaaacacattacctTCCTGAAGTCATGACTCCACAGGAGAGCAATCAGGCAACCACcaccgggaaaaaaaaaagtttttatacaaATGCACCAATCAGCTGAGTAAGAGTTTCTTCATCGTGTAGCAAAAACAGGTGGTCATTTTGTTCCCTGATTAACCTTCAGTGGCCTCTGCCTCCTGTTGAGTGCTCACCCCATGGCAGTTTAATCCAATTTTAGCACAAGTTGTCACCAAACACCAGGGTGACACCTGTTCACTTAGTGAAAATTAATTCCTTACAACTGTTATCatgctgccctgcgacagactggcgacctgtccagggtgaaccccgcctctcgcccggaacgttagctggagataggcaccagcaaccctcccgaccccacaaagggacaagggtgtcaagaaaatggatggatggatggatggatggatgttatcATGCGTTAATGAAATGACTGCTGTATGTCATAAGacgcaaaacacaaaatgcatcaTTAGGTGTACAATTTGGATTGTTTGCCAACACCATCAGCGGCCAGCCAATCACATGACAGAaactttgtttgttgtttcgTTGGCATGAAGTTACAACCAAACATCAGGCTGGGAAAGAAAGGTTCTAAGTGACTTTTATGGTTGTTTGTGCAAGGCTGACATTTTGGAGTATTTCAGAAGCTACTGGGATTTTCATCTTTTGGATTTGTAGAAATCAATCCAAAGATCTTGCGGGCACAAAATACATTGTTGATGTTAGAGGAAAATTGGAAAAATTATCACTTCTTACAACCAATGTGTGCAGAATACTATCTCTGAATGCAGAGACTGCAGACGACAGCAGCCAGAGTTCACATCCAGTGCCTCTCCTGTCAGCTGAGAACAGCGGACTGAGGGTGCAATTCACACAGACTTACCACGTTTGGACAGCAACAGATTGGGAAATTATCACAGCTGTGAAATTCAGATGTTTGAGACAGAATTTGATGTAAAGCATGGATCCGTTTTTCCTCTTATCCCCGATTCAGTCGGTAGTGATGTAATACTGTGAGGGATATCTGGCACATTTTGGACCCCTTTCTATCAACaaagcataataaaaaattttttttttaaaaacacaggcTGCCTCAGAACCGTTGCTGACAGTGTCAACTTCTTTACAATGACAATGTGGTTGTTTTCTGATGGCTCCATGTCACCAATCTCAAATCTTCCTGTCGTTTCTTGAATGATTTTATTGCACTCCAGT
Coding sequences within:
- the LOC103478064 gene encoding myocardin isoform X1, with protein sequence MRLMQISSSLCLSQPFFLQLTSCCHCVAMWRRAVGVVTSCLSVTIRLLGALMSQDPRGFLSPSLIRVWLPSTSSSFSSWLLALPLVCLILCVVSCVSGCGWASVTLSVIMTGCLQGGLLLPELLAIEFSQLAARDRRTGAHSTWLGDARNFLFLLAPLPLLRSAMTLLASERSLLIRNKFRSVLQLRIQNRRLSEINADPGLKSASTHQKTEKKRSEAHRQTEDSATQKLPPGGLSTETAQERTVCGALRQRKARPSQTLTERIQQPPAAAQQQLEHTLPLENGPASFPADVFEEDISSSISSLNTEQHAVLQAASISSLPGLPVDQPLSDCSAVGLTLNNSPSHAQSGLTLLPATAGVRQPLSVTLGESNSLAPTGRPNGTFLTSQTTPLLPKTARPPSPICPSSLPPSLNFNPLTRPRKPRDIKPKMKKLKYHQYIPPDQKGASGTGAGGAKQSSPAPAQPLDPAYSHLLKQQQVFLQLQILQSQQQQQQQQRLQPPQQVAVVPSGDHIDLVKSCGASPLSLQPVPATTNQTQTDVNPTSKPEPLPANLVDLTVSELRQQLRKRGLPVSGTKPALLQRLRPFQLQHACPAPAPLSELGTSIPCAPLPPCQSPGSSPGFRLSSPGSSPNQQLYIQDRGIPNGILSDGPNRDPNGTLNAVPKVFADAASVSLAGEQCGLSSTVFLDPASTASGSPSPSLPMSSSSPLQCGTPWRTDREQQQQEHLELSVKLEKRERKRSRHTDFYLQVGTECGEGSLHPFLQQDPGCLKRKAELNAQTEVFAQPCDVIGHDFELPLQITASPAQTSPGVRSLEEELQEAIQKAQMDPPQSIDDILDEPLICDGSLEASDHKSAAHSLPDRSPAPQAEQLQPFQQQDDNFLPSPLCSSLLLELPPSPAVINPSQVVPAPPPLPICTSPSPLTRRSRKRRAPAQFDAADWLETLTSGLHPLTPPKPPFVESDFSLDSDLNVNRVLDLLIEQW